The following proteins are encoded in a genomic region of Maribacter hydrothermalis:
- the scpA gene encoding methylmalonyl-CoA mutase: MSRKDLSHITLSTDGDSKIIGVTERSRSEAYENAEKIILKSAFSKEDIKEIEHLNFAAGIPPFLRGPYSTMYVRRPWTIRQYAGFSTAEESNAFYRRNLKGGQKGLSVAFDLPTHRGYDSDHERVIGDVGKAGVAIDSVEDMKILFDGIPLDKMSVSMTMNGAVLPIMAFYIVAAEEQGVDKALLAGTIQNDILKEFMVRNTYIYPPKPSMQLVADIFEYTSQLMPKFNSISISGYHMHEAGASADIELAYTLADGLEYIKTGLKAGLKIDDFAPRLSFFWGIGMNHFMEIAKMRAARMLWAKLVKQFNPKSEKSLALRTHCQTSGWSLTEQDPFNNVARTTIEATAAILGGTQSLHTNALDEAIALPTDFSARIARETQIFLQEETKITKTVDPWAGSYYVEYLTDELVKKAWVLMEEVEELGGMTKAIEAGIPKLRIEQAAARKQARIDSVNDVIVGVNKFQLKEEDDLQILEVDNQEVRRQQLVRLASIKNTRDENAVNNALIELKEAAKLKMADNDQNLPADKNLLALAVNAARVRATLGEISAALESVFGRHKAVINSFSGVYSKEIKDDKSFLKAKVLCDQFAEQDGRRPRIMIAKMGQDGHDRGAKVVATGYADLGFDVDIGPLFQTPEESAKQAVENDVHILGVSSLAAGHKTLVPAVIKELKKYGREDIMVIVGGVIPKQDYQFLYDAGATAVFGPGTKISDAAIQLLAILIEKE, encoded by the coding sequence ATGAGTAGGAAAGATTTAAGTCATATTACCTTGAGTACGGATGGTGATTCTAAAATAATCGGGGTCACTGAGCGTAGCCGAAGTGAGGCCTATGAAAATGCGGAGAAAATCATTTTGAAATCTGCTTTTTCAAAAGAGGATATAAAAGAAATAGAACACCTAAATTTTGCTGCGGGTATACCGCCATTTCTTCGTGGGCCTTATTCCACAATGTATGTTCGCAGACCTTGGACTATTCGCCAATACGCTGGTTTTTCTACAGCAGAAGAGAGTAACGCATTTTACCGCAGGAATTTAAAAGGTGGTCAAAAAGGACTTTCGGTAGCTTTTGATTTGCCAACCCACCGTGGTTATGATAGTGACCATGAACGAGTAATTGGTGATGTTGGTAAGGCTGGTGTGGCCATCGATTCCGTTGAGGATATGAAGATTTTGTTTGATGGAATTCCGTTAGATAAGATGTCCGTTTCAATGACTATGAATGGTGCTGTTTTACCAATTATGGCATTTTATATAGTGGCTGCAGAGGAGCAAGGGGTTGATAAAGCATTACTTGCAGGAACCATACAGAACGATATTCTTAAGGAGTTTATGGTGCGTAATACCTATATCTATCCACCAAAACCATCTATGCAATTGGTGGCTGATATTTTTGAATATACAAGTCAGTTAATGCCAAAATTCAATAGCATTAGTATTTCTGGGTACCACATGCATGAAGCCGGTGCTTCCGCGGATATTGAATTGGCATATACGCTTGCAGACGGATTAGAATATATTAAAACCGGACTAAAAGCGGGTTTAAAGATTGATGATTTTGCTCCGCGATTATCTTTTTTCTGGGGTATAGGGATGAATCATTTTATGGAGATTGCCAAAATGAGAGCGGCAAGAATGTTGTGGGCAAAATTGGTGAAGCAATTTAACCCCAAGTCGGAAAAATCGCTGGCCTTACGTACGCATTGCCAAACTAGTGGTTGGAGTTTAACAGAGCAAGACCCATTTAATAATGTTGCTAGAACTACTATTGAAGCTACTGCTGCCATTTTAGGTGGTACACAAAGTTTACATACAAATGCATTGGATGAAGCTATTGCGTTGCCTACAGATTTCTCTGCCAGGATAGCTCGTGAAACTCAAATTTTTTTACAAGAAGAAACGAAGATTACTAAAACTGTTGACCCTTGGGCAGGCAGCTATTATGTAGAATACCTAACCGATGAGTTGGTAAAAAAGGCTTGGGTCTTAATGGAAGAAGTAGAAGAGCTTGGGGGCATGACAAAAGCTATAGAAGCAGGAATTCCTAAACTGCGCATAGAACAAGCAGCTGCTCGTAAACAGGCTCGTATTGATAGTGTAAATGATGTCATAGTTGGTGTTAATAAGTTTCAGTTAAAAGAAGAAGACGATCTGCAGATTCTAGAAGTTGACAACCAAGAAGTGCGTAGACAGCAATTAGTGCGCTTAGCTTCTATAAAAAATACAAGAGATGAGAATGCTGTGAATAATGCTTTAATAGAATTAAAAGAGGCAGCTAAGCTAAAAATGGCGGATAATGACCAAAATTTACCTGCAGATAAAAATTTGCTTGCATTGGCTGTAAATGCAGCTCGCGTTCGTGCTACTTTGGGTGAAATAAGCGCTGCATTAGAATCGGTTTTTGGTCGCCATAAAGCAGTAATTAATTCTTTTTCTGGGGTGTATTCTAAAGAAATTAAAGATGATAAAAGCTTTTTAAAAGCAAAAGTATTATGTGATCAATTTGCAGAGCAAGATGGTCGTAGACCTCGTATTATGATTGCTAAAATGGGTCAAGATGGGCATGATAGAGGAGCTAAGGTTGTTGCTACTGGTTATGCTGATTTAGGTTTTGATGTTGATATTGGACCTTTATTTCAAACTCCTGAAGAATCAGCAAAGCAGGCAGTTGAAAATGATGTGCATATTTTAGGTGTTTCATCTCTTGCGGCAGGGCACAAGACATTAGTGCCCGCAGTAATTAAAGAATTAAAAAAATACGGTAGAGAAGATATTATGGTTATTGTTGGTGGCGTAATACCTAAGCAAGATTATCAATTTCTATATGATGCTGGTGCCACTGCTGTTTTTGGCCCTGGGACCAAAATTAGTGATGCCGCAATTCAATTGTTAGCTATTCTTATTGAAAAAGAATAG